A stretch of DNA from Paenibacillus sp. FSL W8-0186:
AGCACGATGGCGTCGCAATCCTCCGGTTTGATTAATGGAATCGCGACGATCCTGTTAACTATATTCATAGACCCCCAGGTAGGATTGATCACGGATCGGGCCCTTAACCAGGAAGAGTATAAAGAGCAGCTGGGGAAAATATACATGCTGCTGATGACATCGCGTTTCTTAGGGACGTTGGCTGCGCAAACATTACTCCTTCCAGCATCCTATTTTATATGCAAGGTCATTCAAATCATTTAGCAAGCGTTCATTAAATACAGCAGAAATAAATATTTAATGACACCCCTGAATTTATTGATGTAGCCATGCTTGCGATACTGCACAATGAGAAACGGCAGCGTAAATAAGAACGCGGCAAAAGGGAAGGCTAAAAAAGCGTACTTGATCGGAAACAGATAGGATTGAAGCATAAGACAACTGCCAATGATGTAATTTAGAATTACGATTTGTACGAATATCATCTCCTGCCAGCTTGTATAATATTTAGCTTTTTAGTAACAACTTCAACGATAAAAACGGGGCTGTCCGAAATTGAATTCATTCATTCGGAACAGCCCCATCTCTTTGGAATCACAAGGACAATGCATTAGTGCCGCTTGGCTTTTGATAGAGAATATGCCTGTCGGCTTTATTTCACAGTAACTGTTAAAATATCGCTTTTCGTGATACCGCTGCTGTTTTCCAGTTCTACCTGGTACTTATATTCACCGGCAGTTTTGCCTTCGATCATAGTCACCGCATATTGTGCGTGCGGAGTAGTAGCGATGAGATCCTGGGTATCAATAAGAACGCCGTTCTCGTACAGGCGATAGACGGTGGCGTTCGTGCCCCACCATAAATTCATCGTCAGCTGATAGCTGCCGTCGCCGTCCCAATTATCGTCAGACAGTACCGGTTTGGCCGGGGCAGCATGTTTAACGGTAACGGTTCGGGCTTCACAGGCGGTCGTGCCAAATTTATTGATGAGTTCGCAGGTATAGGTATAGGTATAGGTGCCGTTCGGCCGCCCCGTAATTTCCGTAGAAGCTATCTGTGCGGAGGGAGAATCGTCCGCCAGCTTCTGCGTATCGATCAGCTGCCCGTTCTCGTAGAGCTTATACTCGCTGCCGTTATTACCCCACCACATGTTCATGGTAATGGTATAGTCGCCGTCTAGCAGGCCAGTGTCGTATCCGTTATTATCGGTTAATGCCGGCTTGCCTGGAGCCCCAGTAGCTTTAATCGGCTCCTCCGGTTCATTAGGCGCCCCTACATAAGTGATCAGCGGGGCTTTAGGCTGCTCCATGCCTTCGCCCAGGAAGAAGCCCGGATGCGGCGGCTGGTTGTAGCCAACGTTCTGCCAGGCGACCGCGAGGCGGTATACTGGATCATGCATCAAAGTACGAAGCTTGTATTCCGTCGGATCTACGGTGGTGTAGACGCGAAGCTCCGTACTATCTTCGGATCGCCAGATGACCTCTTCCCGCCAGTCGCCGAACAGATCGGCCTGCAGCGCCGGATTTCCTTTCGTGTAGTTGTTGGATAAGGTGCCTTCAGCCGTCAGCAGGTTCATGGTCGTTTTATTTTGGTAATCCCATTTATCGATCGTACCTGTACCCGTCTTCGTTTCGGTATTCCATTTGTGGTCGAGCAGCTCGCGCAGCAGGTCGCCGTCCCACCAAATTGCAAAGTTGGCGGAGGACGGGATTTTCTCGCTAATTAACTCGCCTCGTGCGCTATAGAGGCCCGTAATCGGAATATGCTCCTCATTCGTAATTGTCGACGCCCATGCTTCCTCTCCTGGATAATTCGGATCGATATCGGCAGTCATGCCTCTACCTGTATCCTTGCCCGTAAATACGCCCCAGAGGATTTCGCCGGTGGCTGCATCATGCATCTCCAGTCCGAACTTGGCGCCCGTGCTCTCATGAACCCCGAATACCTCAAGTCCAGGGCGGGTCGGGTCAAGATCTCCGAAGTGCAGGGCATCGCCATGGCCAAGCTCCGTGCTGTACAGAATCTGGCCATCATCATCAATCGTAATGGCGCCAAAAATGATTTCATCCTTGCCGTCATTGTCCACATCGCCGACCGACAGATTGTGGTTGCCTTGGCCGACATAGCTTCCGTTGCCTTCATCATTCGTATCAAAACGCCATTGCTTCGTTAACTGGCCATCCTTGAAGCTGTATGCAACCAGAACGGTACGGGTATAGTAGCCCCGGCTGAAAATAACACTCGGATGCTCTCCGTCCAAATAGGCCACAGCGGCCAGGAAGCGGTCAACCCGGTTGCCGTACGTGTCGCCCCATGCCCCCACATCTCCGCGCGGCGGGTCATAGGGGACGGTAGACAATTCAGCGCCGGTCTCGCCGTCAAATACGGTGAGGAACTCGTCGCCGAGAAGTACGTAGCCTGTGCTGTTCCGGTGATCCTTAGAGGCGTCGCCGATGATCTTGCCTTGGCCGTCGACCGTTCCGTCAGCCGTCTTCAGTACGACTTCAGCTTTGCCGTCCCCGTCCAGGTCGTATACTAGGAACGGGGAATAATGAGCTCCGGCCCGAATGTTATGACCAAGATTAATGCGCCACAGCTGCGTTCCATCCAGCTTGTATGCATCCAAATAGACGTTTCCGGTATAGCCGCTCTGCGAATTATCCTTGGCATTGGAAGGCGACCACATCAGGACGATTTCATAAGCACCGTCCCCATCCAGATCGCCGATGCTGGCATCGTTGGCAGTGTACGTATAAGGCTGGCCGTCCTTCGTATAAGCATCAGCCGGTTTTTGCAGCGGAATTGACAGATACTGCTGCTGCCATACGCCGAACTCATCGGTGGCATCCTTTTCATTACCGCCGGTGACCGTCGTTATTATATATTTGGAATGTTCCTTTCCCTGCATATCCACGAAATTCGTGCTGCTTGCGATCGGCTCTTTGTTTACTTTGATGCCGTCGCGATAAATGTTGAATGCGATATTGTCCGGATCCAGTCCAAGCATTCTCCACCCGATGTAGTTGCCGTCCTTCGTCTTTACCGCCACAGGAGCCCGGTCCAAATACTCCATCTCGCGGTACAAAGTCGTTACCGCCTCGGTCTCAAGCATTTCCGACATCCCGGAGATACCTCCAGCATTAACTGATGCAACTTTATAGTAATAAGGGATGGTCGTAAGCACGGCCGGGTCCGTGTAAGAGTTTGTTTTAGTTTTCCCAGTAAGCGTGTATTCGCCGTCCGGTCTGGTTGAGCGATAGACATTATAGAACCGGGCCTCTTTCACGGTATCCCAGGCGATGGTCACATCATTTTTATGGATCGCCTGAACGGTAAGTGCAGCAGGCACCGGAGCCAGCGGCTGGCTGGGATCGATCATGGTTACAGTTATTCCGTTCGATGGCACGGATTCAAATCCGCCATGGTCCATTGAAGTTACGCTATAAACATAGGTCAAGCCTACATCCGCCGTTGTATCGGTAAATGAGGTGTCGGTCGTTTCCCCGATCAGCTCGGGATGGGCAGATCCTTCGGTTTGGCGGTAAACCAGGTATTTAGCCGTATCTGTTGCGCTTGCCAGCCAGGTTAGCTTGGCGGTGACCGGATCGTTCGCCAGCTGCAGCTCATCCAACTGGAGCGAATCCGGCGCAAGCAGTATAGGCGTGATCTCCAGACCGTTGAGATGAGCCGTTTGTCCGCTGAAGACGAGATTCATTTGCCCGTCGGTCACTGCAATCTGATGGAAGACCTTCTCGGCGATATTTTCTTTGCCGGAGGAGACGGTGCCATAATCTTTTCCTTCGATATTGACATTGGTTCTTGTCGAGCCGATCCAATCTCCGGTATATGTTTTGACGGAGTAGGAGCCGTTCGGCACATCGACCTTGAATTCATAGCTTCCGCCAAAATAAATGACGAAATCCCGGCGCAGGGCATCGGTTGCACTTCCGCGATCCCGATCGTCCATGCCTGCACTTGAAGTTAGCCCGTAACCAAGCTCTGGCGTATACAGCGTTTGGCGAGTTACCTCTGTATAGCCTTCGGCTACCGGGGCACCAACTGGACCGAAATCGTACTTATATTGGGCAGATTTCGTTCCAATGCGGATTTCATCTGAGGGCTCGGATTCTCCTCGCCCATTAACGGCGGTAACGCGAACGGTATAGCCAGTCCCCTCTGTCATGCCGCTGATCGTAATAGAGGGAATGGTGGAGGTACCGATCATCTTGTAGGCTGATTCCGGCTCCGTGGCCAGCTTGCGGTAAACCTTGTAGATTTCTGCAGTTTCAACCGCGTTCCATTTCAGGACCGCACCTGCATTGCTAATGCTGCCCGCTGTCAGCCCCTGCGGTTTGGCCGGCACATGATCAGGCTGCGCGATCTCTTTTACATATTCCGAAAGCGGCATGAATCCAAGCTGCTGTATTCCGCTAGCAACAAGTCTGGCGATTTGGATTGCGCCGTATTCCTGGAAGTGGGTGTCGTCTGCG
This window harbors:
- a CDS encoding GDSL-type esterase/lipase family protein; amino-acid sequence: MEPEALNPLPETVTSAVYDDPVPMLANDEVRFDFGPGEVASGYMKVTAATPYSQERGYGFADPSQVSEQDRGTSHPLKSDFAIPRDTAFIVDLPSGDYTVSLIAGDESGPTDIAITAETIQKVQPTAKLAGQFLEMDFDIALIDGQLNLDFTGSAPNINALVIRKQPEREPGDRPVVFLASDSTVQTYDPYWQPQAGWGQMIGRYFTDDVLIDNRAIGGRSSRSFVYEGRLDEILRVIKPGDYLLVQFGHNDATISRPERYTSPEDFKTYLKSYVLGARQRGATPILITPVGRRDFNAATGKFNVSFPEYVKSMKEVAHELDVELVDLSASSVAYYDSIGPEAARSVFLHVDPGVYQAFPNGSADDTHFQEYGAIQIARLVASGIQQLGFMPLSEYVKEIAQPDHVPAKPQGLTAGSISNAGAVLKWNAVETAEIYKVYRKLATEPESAYKMIGTSTIPSITISGMTEGTGYTVRVTAVNGRGESEPSDEIRIGTKSAQYKYDFGPVGAPVAEGYTEVTRQTLYTPELGYGLTSSAGMDDRDRGSATDALRRDFVIYFGGSYEFKVDVPNGSYSVKTYTGDWIGSTRTNVNIEGKDYGTVSSGKENIAEKVFHQIAVTDGQMNLVFSGQTAHLNGLEITPILLAPDSLQLDELQLANDPVTAKLTWLASATDTAKYLVYRQTEGSAHPELIGETTDTSFTDTTADVGLTYVYSVTSMDHGGFESVPSNGITVTMIDPSQPLAPVPAALTVQAIHKNDVTIAWDTVKEARFYNVYRSTRPDGEYTLTGKTKTNSYTDPAVLTTIPYYYKVASVNAGGISGMSEMLETEAVTTLYREMEYLDRAPVAVKTKDGNYIGWRMLGLDPDNIAFNIYRDGIKVNKEPIASSTNFVDMQGKEHSKYIITTVTGGNEKDATDEFGVWQQQYLSIPLQKPADAYTKDGQPYTYTANDASIGDLDGDGAYEIVLMWSPSNAKDNSQSGYTGNVYLDAYKLDGTQLWRINLGHNIRAGAHYSPFLVYDLDGDGKAEVVLKTADGTVDGQGKIIGDASKDHRNSTGYVLLGDEFLTVFDGETGAELSTVPYDPPRGDVGAWGDTYGNRVDRFLAAVAYLDGEHPSVIFSRGYYTRTVLVAYSFKDGQLTKQWRFDTNDEGNGSYVGQGNHNLSVGDVDNDGKDEIIFGAITIDDDGQILYSTELGHGDALHFGDLDPTRPGLEVFGVHESTGAKFGLEMHDAATGEILWGVFTGKDTGRGMTADIDPNYPGEEAWASTITNEEHIPITGLYSARGELISEKIPSSANFAIWWDGDLLRELLDHKWNTETKTGTGTIDKWDYQNKTTMNLLTAEGTLSNNYTKGNPALQADLFGDWREEVIWRSEDSTELRVYTTVDPTEYKLRTLMHDPVYRLAVAWQNVGYNQPPHPGFFLGEGMEQPKAPLITYVGAPNEPEEPIKATGAPGKPALTDNNGYDTGLLDGDYTITMNMWWGNNGSEYKLYENGQLIDTQKLADDSPSAQIASTEITGRPNGTYTYTYTCELINKFGTTACEARTVTVKHAAPAKPVLSDDNWDGDGSYQLTMNLWWGTNATVYRLYENGVLIDTQDLIATTPHAQYAVTMIEGKTAGEYKYQVELENSSGITKSDILTVTVK